TTAACTTTCCTTCATCGATCCAGGTGGCACATTGTTCGAGAATTTCTGCATGATGCTGGAGGATGTCTTCCAATCCTAGCAACGCTGGTGTCAGCATTAATTCTAAACCAATGCGTAAATTGCGTAGTCTAGCAGTTTTCCAAACAGTATTGGCATCTGGTTCGAGAATCGTCACAATATCACCATATACTCGCACTGCGGGGAAAGTTTTGTGAAAGGTTTCGCCGCCTACGGTATCAAAAGCCAAGTCTACGCCTTCGCCGCCAGTCCAATCTAATACCGCTTGCACAAAGTCGGTTTGTTTGTAAAAAATTACATGGTCTGCACCAAGTTCTTTGACGAAATTAGCCTTTTCCTCAGAACTGACTGTGGTCGCAACAGTAGCACCTTTGAGTTTCGCCAATTGAATTGCTACATGACCGACACCACCAGCACCAGCATGAATGAAAACCCGTTCCCCAGGTAACAATCGTCCCCGTTCGTATAAAGCTTCCCAGGCGGTGATTAATACTAAAGGTGCTGCGGCTGCTTCTGTAAAGGAGATAGAGGCAGGTTTACGTGCCACAAAGCGCTCATCCACAACGCTATATTCAGCATAATTGCCTTGGTGTGCGCCCAACCCGCCGTAGCAAAAGTATACTTCGTCGCCTGGGCGAAAACGCTGAACACCAGCCCCCGCAGCCTCAACTACACCAGCACCATCACATCCTAAGATTGTCGGCGTGCGATCGGGGTAGAAAGTGCCTCGGCTACGAAGTTTAGTGTCAATGGGGTTAATGCCAGCCGCCACCAAACGCACTAAAAGTTCAGTATTCCCTACGGGAACCGCAGGGTTTGGCACTTCCTGTACTTGCAGAACTTCAGGACTGCCAGCTGCTGTCATCAAGACTGCTTTCACTATTCTTTCCTCCTGGCTTTAGATGCACGTTCTTATGCAACTTTAGCGCAAGGGGTAGACACAAAATTCTGTCTGAAGAAAAACTGCTGTATAGCCCAGGTTCAGTTAAGCAAATTTATCTGTTAAGGCAGGCAGGGGAGACAGGGGGAGCAGGGGAAGAATCCGTAACTCCTAACTCAGCACGGGCTAAACGCCCCGCTACCGCTAACGAAACTGTATTGCTGTATAGCCAGCAATTAAATGACATCGAGACAAATTCATGTCATCAACCAAGCTTGTCTACTGCACACTTATAAACCTTGGTGTTAATTCCACCTGTAAGTATAAGAGTGTGGACTCTAGGGTAGAGGACGTAAATTCACACGAATAAATCTTAATACTCAGGTGAAAGATAGAATGGTAGGTTTTTTACAGTTTATCTATCGATAGGTACTGGATAAAAATTTCCAAGTAGTCTTACTTCCTCCTTCCAAAGATGAGGAAGAGTTTCCCGTCGCAATACTTCTTACGCTAGAAAGCTTTCTATTCTTTTTCCTCTCATTCTTTCCTCATTTCTCCTCTCCCTTGCGTCCATCGCTTTTCACTCCTTTGAGTAATGATAAAGACTCTACGCTCCCTTCTTTCCTACGCAGCTTTAACTACTATTGCTTTGGTAGCTGTAGTCACAACCCAGTTAGGTACTATGCAGAAAACTCCTGCGATCGCTAACATTACACCTACCGTTATTCATTCGTTTAATAGCAGTAATAAGTCCGATGGTTCGACTTCAGAGGCAGAATCTGTACAAAACAGCGATGGTAAGCTTTACGGTACGAGGTACGGGGGAGGCGCAAATGATAAAGACCTGATTTTTAGGGTTCCTCCTAATGATAGTAATTTCAACCTTTTCTATTTGTTTAGGGAGAAGTATGGTCAAAGGACTAATCCTAAAATTGCGGCTACCCAATCTACCACGAGCTTGTACGTCTACGTATCTCCCACAGGAAGCGACACCGGAGGCGATGGGTCGCTAGGCAAGCCGTTGAGGACGTTGGCCTATGCAGCAAAACGAGTTCAACCGAATCAAAACTACACGATTTACCTGAACGCAGGTGTCTATAGGGAAACGGAAGCGACGGTACTTCCGCCAGGTGTGAATATCGAGGGAGCAGGTGAATCAAGCGTGACTATCACTAGCAACAGTGCAATTCCTGCTCCAGGAATAAACACAGGTAGTACCGACTGGAGTCTTTTGCATTATGGAAGCATTATTCAGCTTGTCTCGCCTAGCTACTCCGGCTCAAGCCCTAGGTACGGGGCTCCTTCTGAAATGGTTGAGGCGACAGACGGCAATCAGACCTTAAGCGGCTTCACCATAGACGGGAACGGCAAGACCATCAAAGCCGGTGTCTGGGTAGAAAATCGTAATAACGTGACTATGCATAATGTCACGTTCAAAGATTTCCAGCACAGTGGTGCAGTTTTTACCCGTGGCAATATGTGGTGGTTCGTCCCGCTTCCAGAGGGAAAGTGGATGAAGAACACAACGATATATGATTGCACGTTTATCAACTCCGCAGCGGATGGAGTATCGGGAGGATCTACCGGGAACCTGAGACTTGGAGGGTTGGATGGCGCTGCCATCTACAACATTACTATCCGAGAAAATAAAGGATACGGCATCAAGTTCATGCATGTAGGTCATCTGCGTAACGTGAAGATTCACGATTGCGACATCCAGGTTCCGGAAGTCGATTCACAGTGGAGCGAGGATGCTTCCATTGAACTTTGGAATTTGAGTTATGGAAACGAAATCTACAACGTTACCTCTAATACGTGGTTATCGATGGTTAATCATGCAGTAATGAATGATTACCAGCCGACAGCTACACACCCAAGCAATCTCAAGATGCGAAACGTAAGAATAAAAGATATTGACGGACAGAGTGTTAAGGAGTCAATCGAGGTTGCCTTGAGTGGAGTTGAGATATCCAACTCCTACTTTCAGGATAAGGGCTTCGGTATTGCGATCTGGGGAGGGAAAGCATGGGGCGGAAGTATAGAAAATCACAACATCAACATCCACAATAATATTTTCGCAAATGTTGCTCGTAAAGTTCAATTTGGTTTCGGGAACAGTGCTGCCGTCTTCATTCCCGATTCAGCTTCCAACATCAAGATTCACAACAATGTGTTCGATACCTTAGGGAATAGTCTACAGCTCGACTCCGCAGACAAGATATCGATCAAAAATAATGTGTTCTTGAACTCTCAAGGAGACGATGTGCAAGGAGGTAACAACATTGCTTTCACTAATAATCTCCGCAGGAATACGAACCCAGCAAAACCAACTTGGCAGATCCGATTCGCGGCTAATGCGACAAACATCCAGGGCGATCCAAGATTTACAGGTACAGGCGACCGTTGGAACACTTACTACAAGGCGGCTTCGTCACGCAGTCTTGTGGTGGATAGAGGAACTAATGTAGGACTTCCTTACTCCGGTTCGGCACCTGACATCGGTCGATGGGAGTGGTAACAATACTTGTCGGGTTTTGGGGGAAAGGGAAAAGGTTAAAAGGGAAAAAACCGCGAAACATTGTGTTTCACGGTTTTCAGTGTGGTGTAAGGAGCTTAACTAAATCTCATCATAAAGTAACAGCCCAACAACAACGCACTGGTAACAATTTTGGTAACAGACTTTTTTAGAGGCCTTAGAGCAAAGCACCACCACAACTAGAACCACACCCAGCAGTACAACCATAGCAATAAGCAGCAGTTTGGATCTCACTAATCAGGTCTAGACTGCCAGCTTCTAGCAATTTGCTAACTGTTAAGGTTGCAGAATTGTCAGTTTTTGCAGGCAAATTCATCATCTGGTTAAAGTCACAATCATATACATTTCCTAGATAATCAATTGAAAGTTGATCGAGGCACATCAAATGTTCAACTGTGCCAGGATTAAAATTTGACTCTAAAAACTGCAAATAGCTACTGTACAGTTTTCTCCGTTCTAAATGTATTTTAGTTCTACCAACTGGTAGGTTAGTAATGGTGAAGAGGTTATTAAATAGAATATTAAAATGTTCTTGTAAGAACATTTTATAATCTTGTTCTAGGTTAGTCTGTTCGGGAGCTAAGGAAAATTTTTCAGTAATGGGTAACTGAGGATTAAATACCAAGTCCAAAATTAAATTTTCCTCTTTACCATAGCCGAGCTGGTTAAGCCATTGCAAAGCTTTGACTGAACTATCAAAAACGCCAAAACCACGCATTTTTTCAACATTATCTGCTAAATAGCATGGTAAGGAAGCTACAACTCTTATTTGGTGTCGAGCAAAATATTCTGGTAAATCAGCAAATCCCTCTTCAAAATAAATAGTCAAATTAGACCGGACAATCACCTGCTTACCGGTTGCTCTTGCTGCTTCTACTAATGGCTTAAATCCATAATTCATTTCTGGTGCGCCACCAGTCAAATCCACAATTTGAATTTCGGGAAATTTATGGATTAGCGAAATCAATTGTTCGCAAACTTCAGGAGAAAGTTCTTCTGTACGTTTTGGACCAGCTTCGACATGACAGTGTGTACAGGCAAGGTTACAACGCTTACCTAGATTAATTTGTAAAACAGAGATCCCCTTTTTTGCCAAAGGGGAATTTAGTTTATTTTTAAATAGTGTAATTTTTGATTGAGTTTGCATTAGCTACTATTCCTTAAATATGACAAAAAATTATTCAATTTCTCTAACCTTGTAATAATCGGTAAATTATTCCACTAATAATTGCAGCAGTGGGTAAAGTTAAAATCCACGATAATAGTATCTGATAAAACACACCCATATTGGCTTTTTTGCCAGTCAAACCGACTCCAAAAATAGAACCAACTGAAACATGAGTGGTGGAAACAGGAAGTCCAAACAGACTAGCTGCAATCACTAGAATTCCAGTTACTATATTTGCTGATAAGCCTTGAGGAGGATTCAATGAGGTAATCTTTTCACTCATGGTGACAGCAACTTTTTGGGAGTTGAGTAAACCGCCAAGTGCCATTGCGATCGCAATTGTGATCATTCCCCCCTGAACCGAAAAATACTCAATAACTAGAATAAGTGAGGAAATTTTGGGAGTATCATTTAATCCTCTAGCAAAACTCACAACTCCGGCGCTGAGAAAATGGCAAGTATCAATCATTTTTTGATTGACTGGTAGGTGCCATTTGGAATTGATATAGCCAGATAAGCTGTAAATTGCTGCTCCGAAGGGAATAGCCACGATCGGACTGAGAAATAAAGGCAAAACAAAGGAAGTTCCCAAAACGGCAAAATTAACTTTGAGTCCGATCGCAACTAATCCAGCGCCAACCAGCGCACCTATTAAACTGTGAGTTGTGGAAATGGGAAACCCCATAAGGGTGGCTATCAGTACAGTTAGACCAGTTGCGATCGCAACTGCGAGATGAAACTCTGGTAAATTAGCGATCGCATCAGGCACTAATCCTTTACCAGAGAAGTTTTTAATTAGTGTACTTGCCAAAAAAGTTGCAGTTGCTGCACCACCTAAAGTTGTGAAAGTTGCCCACAAAATTGCTGTTTGATAGCTACTAGTTCGGCTACCAAACAACGTTGCTACCCCTTTAAAGTTGTCATTGGCACCATTAGAATATGCTAAAAAAAGCGTAGCGATAAATAAACTAATTAACAACATTTTGGAGTTTATAAATAAGAAGTCAGAATCCAGAATTAAGAATGCAATTTGTAAAATATTTCAATTATACATTCATACCCCAGCGATGCACTGAGCTTGTCGTACCCCTCCGGGGAAGCAAGCTACGCGGAGCGTCTCGTAGAGAAGTGTCGTACAGAATAATTCTGTTAGCGGTAGCGGGGCGTTTAGCCCATTCTGACTCCTGACACCTGAATTCCTTTTTCCAAAATTAACAGCAACCACCACCGATATAGTGCCAGGTCGAGTTAGTAACAATTATTTCTGCTGGCTTGATAGCCGCAAGTTTAGCAGCAGTTTTATCACATACTGCTGCGGGAATACCTCGCTGGAGTAAATGTCCGGCTGAGTCATCGAAGAAGGGTTCCGAGCCAGCATAAATTGCTGTTTTTCCCGTGAAAATGCAAGCACCATCTTCTGGAATATCAACTTTAAAGGAGACAGAATCCAGGCTTTCTAAAAGTAGGTGTTCGTCTAAATTATAAGTCTGGGAATCTAGTAGACGATAAGGACGACGGGCGCGAATTTCAACTTGACCAAAGCCAGCATTTGTAATCCGTTCAGTATACTCTTGATATGTGAGTGCGCCTGATAAACACATGGCTCTGAGTCGTTCATCTTGTTGAAGATGTGCTGGAATTTGGCTAGTGGCAATTGGATCGCTCATCTGCAAACGTCCGCCTGGTTTTAATACCCGATAGGCTTCTTTTAAAGCACGGTTTAAATCTTCTGGCTCAAAGATGTTGAAAAGACAATTCTGCGCCACGATATCGACGCTAGCATCAGCAACAGGTAAGTTAAAAGCATCACCTTCGCGGATTTCTACAAAACTCGTGTCAAACCACGGGTCTTCTTGAGCAGCAATTTCCAGATTGCGTGCGGCTGCTTCCCGCATGGCCCCAACCGGTTCAACGGCAATTACAGCACCTGCATAGCGGGAAAAATAAGCGAATTGCAACGCTTCTAAGCCGCCACCAACGCCGACATAAAGCACAGTAGGCTGATTTCCTAGTTCGGTGGAGTGAACGGTAGTGCCACAACCATAGTTCATTTCCTGCATAGCCAAAGGAATTTTCAACCCTGGTAGTTGCAGGGGTGTACTTTGCACACAACAAAGTCCAACTTGTGGGGTTTCGGCAACTTCGCGGTAGAATTGCGCTGCTGTTTCTAGATAAGTCATGCAGTTTTAGATTTTTATGATGATGACAGCTTTGTGCATCCTAATATAATTAACCCTGAGTTGGATGAGTTATTGCTCAGATTGCCAAAAACCCCAAATCTTCCTAGAACAGAAAACTTTGAGGTTTTATCGTTATTTCACACTGGATAGGGGATAAGGGAGATGAGGGACAAGAATTAATAACCAATGCCCAATTCCCCATTCCCCATTCCCCATCTCAAATTCAATCATGCAATGTGTAGCCGACACCACTCACAGTTTGAATGAGACACTTTTCGTTATTGGCTTCAAGTTTCAGACGCAGGTAGCGTATATGAAGTTCGATGATGTTGGCATCGCTTATGAAGTCGTAAGCCCAAACTTCTTGTAAAATGCGATCGCAGGTAATTAGCTGTCGTGGATGGGCCAGTAAATATTCGAGTAAATCAAATTCCTTAGCAGTTAACTCAATTAACCTTTGATCTCGGTACACTTGGCGCGTGCGACGATTTAAACTCAGGTCTTCAAATTCTAAAACATCTGCGCTGTCTACTTGCCAACTTCTTCGCAGGTGAGCGCCAACTCTGGTTAATAATTCATCAACACTGAAGGGCTTAACGAGGTAATCATCAGCACCAGCGTCTAAGCCTACAATGCGATCGCTTACTTCATCTTTGACGGTTAATAATATTATCGGCAATTTATCACTAATATTTCGCAGGTGGCGGCAAATTTCTGACCCCGATAAGCCAGGCAACACCCAGTCTAAAATTACTAAATCTAGATGTAACTCACGCGCTGCGGTGAGTGCAGTTAATCCATCGTAGGCAATACTGACTTGATAGCCTTCATAATTTAATTCTAATTCGACAAATCGCGCCAGTTTGACTTCATCTTCAACCAGTAAGATGTGCGTCATGATGATATTAATGATTTCAGCAGGGTACGGTAAGCAACAATACGGTCTGGAAACACTTTAGCGAGGTGCCAGCTACTTACATAGCCAAACATCTAAATTAGGTGTACGTTAGCTTAGTATAAACCTGAGTAAGTAACAACAGTATATTTGCAAATACCAATGGCTGCTTAATCAAAGAACATCAAACTGACTATTAGCAATAGCTTGTGACATCTTCACCACATTTATCGGCAAGATAACAGAGCGCTTTAAAACGCAAACCAACCACTTCCTCATATAGGGGATTTAATTTACACATCGGGGGAATATGAAATAGCTTCCGACCAAACAGTATGATATCTTGCTCAAAGGGACACTGAGCAGGAATAGCTTTGCATAAGAAATGAGCCAATTTAGAGTTATGAATTTCTATCTTTTCCAACCACTCGCGCACTGGGTGTAGTAAATCATTGTGTGACCGTACTTGAATAAAGCTTGTCATAATTTTTCACCTTAATAATTTCAAACTAGATTGAGTTTGTTCTATTTGAACCTCTATAAATACATACACTTAGGTTCTATAGTTTTATGCACTGATTCCTAGTTCGTTCGTTCTCTACAAAGATAGAATGAATCTCTAGGTACACTGTAAACTACACATTCAAGGATCAAAATTCCTGATGATTTATCCCATTTCCAAAAACTTTTGCAAGAAATAAATCGGCTAAAGCTGTAACTCACTGGGTCGAGAACCGTTATATTGTGCCAAACGCTAGGCTAGATATTGCCGGACTGCAAAACTATAACCAAATTCTGGGAGGCGCAGCTAAACTTAGCCTAAAAAAGCATCAAGCTTTAAGAAAGCTGCGAAAACTTATGACTGATAACTTGTTCACTAACAAAAAGTTACTTTTTGACCGATGGGCACCAAGTTATGACTGGCTCTTTCCTTCAGTGTTTTATCGAGCCATTCACAAACGCTTGCTGGAGTACGTCGATTTACCAAAGCCAGCAAATGTACTTGATATCGGTTGTGGTACTGGCCGCTTACTTGAGCGCCTTGCTACTCAGTTTCCCGACCTGCGGGGTACTGGATTGGATTTCTCTGCTAATATGTTGCGGTTAGCAAGACAGAGCAACCACCACCGTCCACGTTTAATTTATATTGAGGGCAAAGCTGAGTCTCTTCCCTTTGCTGATGGTCAATTTGATGCTGTTTTCAGCACTATCAGCTTCTTGCACTATTTGGAACCGAAACAGGTGCTTAGTGAAATAGCACGGGTACTTTCTCCCGGTGGACGCTTCTACTTAGTTGACATTAACATTACTTCTAAAAAAGAGGCAGAACCTCAATTATTGCCACTCACTCCCCGTGGAATTAGACTCTACAGTCCTAATCAACGTCAACTTCTTGGCTCTTCTGCTGGGCTATTGTGTTTGAATCACCACTATTTATTAGGGCCAGTCTTACTAACAATTTTTGCTAAACCTCCGATTTGAAAATAGGAAATGGGAGGGAGTAAAAGATTGGAAACAGCTTGTATCAGTCATTCTTCTCTAAGTAAGTTGGCACAATAAAATCAAAATATGTAAAGAAAAATAAACTAGTCTAAAACCCTTATACCTATTGTCTATTGCCTTATCCCAACGACAATTATTTACGCTCACTTACTTGTATCTTAATTACGAATTACGAATTAGTATGACCTCGATATTCCATAAATACCACAGGAACTTTGAGCAGCTTTTTAGCTAATTGCGACAATCTAAATTTATCGTTGAGCGTAGACAAGCCTGTTGTTCTGGGAAATTGTGGCAAGTCTTCAAAAGATATTGGTACAAAATTAAACCGACTGTAAAACTGTGCCAATCGTTCACCTAAACATTCAAGATAAAGTGGTTGCGTTGCTGTATTAATCAAATGCTGCGTTAGCAAAGTACCCAAACCGCGACCTCTCCAAGCTGATGCAACGACCAAACTACCAAGTTCTTGTGCCCCTGAAAAATTACGTAACTGTCCGCAAGCTACGAGATTATCACCGCATTCAATTACCCAAAATTGCTGCCAGTTTAATTGGGTTGGGTCGAGTTTCGCTGAGAATACCAGCAATCGAATTGACCACTTATCCCCAGAGGTTGCCTTGCGAAGCATACACCCAGATGGTAACGATAGATTACTCTGGTTCATTAATTACACTTTGATAGTTTGGATCGTAATCATCACATCATATTATTCACCTAGCCAGGCTCAGATGCAAAAGCATCTTAGACATAAAACCGATTCCAAGTTCTCCCTTAACCATAGGAAGCGTTGTAAGGTTAAAGAACTCTACATTTCTGGATTTTTTCAGTATACATGAGTAGTACTAAACAATACTTCCGATAGAGGTAGAAATCAGCCATAACTATATCTGGAT
The Nostoc punctiforme PCC 73102 genome window above contains:
- a CDS encoding zinc-dependent alcohol dehydrogenase family protein; protein product: MKAVLMTAAGSPEVLQVQEVPNPAVPVGNTELLVRLVAAGINPIDTKLRSRGTFYPDRTPTILGCDGAGVVEAAGAGVQRFRPGDEVYFCYGGLGAHQGNYAEYSVVDERFVARKPASISFTEAAAAPLVLITAWEALYERGRLLPGERVFIHAGAGGVGHVAIQLAKLKGATVATTVSSEEKANFVKELGADHVIFYKQTDFVQAVLDWTGGEGVDLAFDTVGGETFHKTFPAVRVYGDIVTILEPDANTVWKTARLRNLRIGLELMLTPALLGLEDILQHHAEILEQCATWIDEGKLKIHVSHEFPLKEAAKAHQLIESGSVTGKIVLLISDK
- a CDS encoding right-handed parallel beta-helix repeat-containing protein yields the protein MQKTPAIANITPTVIHSFNSSNKSDGSTSEAESVQNSDGKLYGTRYGGGANDKDLIFRVPPNDSNFNLFYLFREKYGQRTNPKIAATQSTTSLYVYVSPTGSDTGGDGSLGKPLRTLAYAAKRVQPNQNYTIYLNAGVYRETEATVLPPGVNIEGAGESSVTITSNSAIPAPGINTGSTDWSLLHYGSIIQLVSPSYSGSSPRYGAPSEMVEATDGNQTLSGFTIDGNGKTIKAGVWVENRNNVTMHNVTFKDFQHSGAVFTRGNMWWFVPLPEGKWMKNTTIYDCTFINSAADGVSGGSTGNLRLGGLDGAAIYNITIRENKGYGIKFMHVGHLRNVKIHDCDIQVPEVDSQWSEDASIELWNLSYGNEIYNVTSNTWLSMVNHAVMNDYQPTATHPSNLKMRNVRIKDIDGQSVKESIEVALSGVEISNSYFQDKGFGIAIWGGKAWGGSIENHNINIHNNIFANVARKVQFGFGNSAAVFIPDSASNIKIHNNVFDTLGNSLQLDSADKISIKNNVFLNSQGDDVQGGNNIAFTNNLRRNTNPAKPTWQIRFAANATNIQGDPRFTGTGDRWNTYYKAASSRSLVVDRGTNVGLPYSGSAPDIGRWEW
- the arsS gene encoding arsenosugar biosynthesis radical SAM (seleno)protein ArsS (Some members of this family are selenoproteins.); amino-acid sequence: MQTQSKITLFKNKLNSPLAKKGISVLQINLGKRCNLACTHCHVEAGPKRTEELSPEVCEQLISLIHKFPEIQIVDLTGGAPEMNYGFKPLVEAARATGKQVIVRSNLTIYFEEGFADLPEYFARHQIRVVASLPCYLADNVEKMRGFGVFDSSVKALQWLNQLGYGKEENLILDLVFNPQLPITEKFSLAPEQTNLEQDYKMFLQEHFNILFNNLFTITNLPVGRTKIHLERRKLYSSYLQFLESNFNPGTVEHLMCLDQLSIDYLGNVYDCDFNQMMNLPAKTDNSATLTVSKLLEAGSLDLISEIQTAAYCYGCTAGCGSSCGGALL
- a CDS encoding inorganic phosphate transporter gives rise to the protein MLLISLFIATLFLAYSNGANDNFKGVATLFGSRTSSYQTAILWATFTTLGGAATATFLASTLIKNFSGKGLVPDAIANLPEFHLAVAIATGLTVLIATLMGFPISTTHSLIGALVGAGLVAIGLKVNFAVLGTSFVLPLFLSPIVAIPFGAAIYSLSGYINSKWHLPVNQKMIDTCHFLSAGVVSFARGLNDTPKISSLILVIEYFSVQGGMITIAIAMALGGLLNSQKVAVTMSEKITSLNPPQGLSANIVTGILVIAASLFGLPVSTTHVSVGSIFGVGLTGKKANMGVFYQILLSWILTLPTAAIISGIIYRLLQG
- the arsM gene encoding arsenosugar biosynthesis arsenite methyltransferase ArsM, producing the protein MTYLETAAQFYREVAETPQVGLCCVQSTPLQLPGLKIPLAMQEMNYGCGTTVHSTELGNQPTVLYVGVGGGLEALQFAYFSRYAGAVIAVEPVGAMREAAARNLEIAAQEDPWFDTSFVEIREGDAFNLPVADASVDIVAQNCLFNIFEPEDLNRALKEAYRVLKPGGRLQMSDPIATSQIPAHLQQDERLRAMCLSGALTYQEYTERITNAGFGQVEIRARRPYRLLDSQTYNLDEHLLLESLDSVSFKVDIPEDGACIFTGKTAIYAGSEPFFDDSAGHLLQRGIPAAVCDKTAAKLAAIKPAEIIVTNSTWHYIGGGCC
- a CDS encoding response regulator transcription factor encodes the protein MTHILLVEDEVKLARFVELELNYEGYQVSIAYDGLTALTAARELHLDLVILDWVLPGLSGSEICRHLRNISDKLPIILLTVKDEVSDRIVGLDAGADDYLVKPFSVDELLTRVGAHLRRSWQVDSADVLEFEDLSLNRRTRQVYRDQRLIELTAKEFDLLEYLLAHPRQLITCDRILQEVWAYDFISDANIIELHIRYLRLKLEANNEKCLIQTVSGVGYTLHD
- a CDS encoding Mo-dependent nitrogenase C-terminal domain-containing protein, which produces MTSFIQVRSHNDLLHPVREWLEKIEIHNSKLAHFLCKAIPAQCPFEQDIILFGRKLFHIPPMCKLNPLYEEVVGLRFKALCYLADKCGEDVTSYC
- a CDS encoding class I SAM-dependent methyltransferase; translated protein: MTDNLFTNKKLLFDRWAPSYDWLFPSVFYRAIHKRLLEYVDLPKPANVLDIGCGTGRLLERLATQFPDLRGTGLDFSANMLRLARQSNHHRPRLIYIEGKAESLPFADGQFDAVFSTISFLHYLEPKQVLSEIARVLSPGGRFYLVDINITSKKEAEPQLLPLTPRGIRLYSPNQRQLLGSSAGLLCLNHHYLLGPVLLTIFAKPPI
- a CDS encoding GNAT family N-acetyltransferase, translated to MNQSNLSLPSGCMLRKATSGDKWSIRLLVFSAKLDPTQLNWQQFWVIECGDNLVACGQLRNFSGAQELGSLVVASAWRGRGLGTLLTQHLINTATQPLYLECLGERLAQFYSRFNFVPISFEDLPQFPRTTGLSTLNDKFRLSQLAKKLLKVPVVFMEYRGHTNS